Part of the Andreesenia angusta genome, TTGTCCATAGTCCCGCCTATTCCAACACCTACAACTATCGGAGGGCAGGGGTTTGGTCCAGCCTCTCTCACAGTGTCTATAACAAACTTCCTGACCCCTTCTATCCCGTCCGAAGGTTTAAGCATCTTGAGCTTGCCCATGTTCTCACTTCCGAACCCCTTGGGTGCAAACTTTATGACTATTTCGTCACCTGCCACTATGTCGTAGTATATCACGCTTGGAGTGTTGTCTCCTGTGTTTACCCTGAGAAGTGGATCTCCTACTATAGAGGCTCTCAAGCAGCCCTCTTTGTAGCCCTGTCTTACGCCTTCGTTTATCGCCTCTGTGATGTCTCCTTCTAGATGGACATCTCTGCCTATCTCTACAAAGAAAACAGCCATCCCCGTGTCCTGGCATATGGGCATTGAATTCTTGTCAGCTATATCCAAGTTCTCTATCATATCCCCCAGTATCTCTCTTGCCATCTCCGAGCCCTCGCTCGACAGAGAGCTGTGTATGGATTCCACAACGTCGTCTTCAAGCCTGTAGTTTGCCTCTATGCACATCTCTTTAACAGCCCCGACTATTTGAGCCATTTCTATGTCCCTCATTTGCATCACCTCTTAGCTCTAATTATACAGCAATTATACAAAAAAAATAAAGTATAAGCGATTTATCGCCTATACTTTAAGACATCATTTTTCTAACTTTCTTTTCCACTTCGTTCACCGAAACCGGCTTCATAACTATTTCGTCTATCTCGAATACATCTGAAGGCCTTAGCTGCTTTCTCTCTGACTCAGAAATCATCAAGAGCACTTTGTGCTTCAGTATGTCCATATCGTCCAGTTTTTCTTTATTTTCTCTGTAAGTCTTGAAGTCCAGTATCACAAGGTCCATGTCTTTTTTCAGACTCACCTCTATGTCTTCAAGCTCGTCTGCCAGTTTCACGCTGTAGTCCAGGGACTTAAGCCTGCTCTTCACTATATTAGAGGCTACATTTTCAGCATCTACTATGAGTATTTTCTTTTTACATATATTGCTTTTAACTATATCTGAATAGGCGACTGTCTGGTTTCTTCCGCTTTCCTTAGCCTTGTAAAGCGCCTTGTCCGCCCTGTCTAGAAGCTTAGACACTTGGTCGTGTGGCTTAAGTTCTGTAAGGCCTATGCTGAGTCCTATCTTTATGATGTCCTCTATCCCGTCTATCTTGTGATCTTTTCCGTTTACTTGCTCTCTAAAGCTCTCAAGTATCTCTTTTGCCTCTTCCTCAGAGCTATTCTCTATCAAGAGAAGAAACTCGTCGCCTCCGAACCTGAATATCTTTGCAAATTCAAGGTATGTCTTGGCATCTACCACAAAA contains:
- a CDS encoding fumarate hydratase; this translates as MRDIEMAQIVGAVKEMCIEANYRLEDDVVESIHSSLSSEGSEMAREILGDMIENLDIADKNSMPICQDTGMAVFFVEIGRDVHLEGDITEAINEGVRQGYKEGCLRASIVGDPLLRVNTGDNTPSVIYYDIVAGDEIVIKFAPKGFGSENMGKLKMLKPSDGIEGVRKFVIDTVREAGPNPCPPIVVGVGIGGTMDKACQIAKKALFRNLNSSHPEEHIANLERELLSEINKLGIGPQGFGGDTTSLGVNIETYPTHIAGLPVAVNINCHVSRHKECRI